A stretch of the Sphingosinithalassobacter tenebrarum genome encodes the following:
- a CDS encoding glycosyltransferase translates to MKTLHIAQILKGGTASHLCEVLPHQIARHGVENVRVLAPADQIGYLDILPSETIRTFPTAQRSPRALMDFTLAARRAIRRERPDIVHLHGTFAGTFVRLSYRLWPAPRPPIVYCSHGWAFNMRVSQRKRALYARTERMLAGLADRILCISRFELESACKRGIARDRLTLVYNGIADQPPHAPTAPRDATEPEVRLVFVGRDDDQKGFDTLCAAMARIADAPVRLDAIGPDRSDRQSPNIVRHGWLTRETVAAFLAEADAMVVPSRWEGFGLVAAEAMRQGLAVIASDVDALPELVEEGVTGRLFPADDPARLAEILRELDRETLARMGRAGRERFLRDFTADRMNAQIDGIYAQLLAG, encoded by the coding sequence GTGAAGACGCTTCATATAGCCCAGATCCTGAAGGGCGGCACGGCTTCGCATCTCTGCGAAGTTCTGCCACACCAGATTGCACGGCACGGGGTGGAGAATGTGCGTGTGCTCGCCCCTGCCGACCAGATCGGCTATCTCGATATCCTGCCGTCCGAAACGATCCGCACTTTCCCGACCGCGCAGCGAAGCCCCCGTGCGCTAATGGACTTCACGCTGGCCGCGCGCCGCGCGATCCGCCGGGAAAGGCCCGACATCGTGCATCTCCACGGCACCTTCGCCGGGACCTTCGTCCGGCTTTCCTACCGCCTGTGGCCGGCACCACGTCCGCCGATCGTCTATTGCTCGCATGGCTGGGCGTTCAACATGCGCGTCTCGCAACGCAAGCGCGCGCTATATGCCCGGACCGAGCGGATGCTGGCCGGCCTGGCCGATCGCATTCTCTGCATTTCCCGGTTCGAACTGGAAAGCGCATGCAAGCGCGGAATCGCGCGGGACCGGCTGACGCTCGTCTATAACGGGATTGCCGACCAGCCGCCGCACGCACCGACCGCTCCGCGCGACGCGACCGAGCCGGAGGTGCGACTGGTGTTTGTCGGGCGCGACGACGACCAGAAAGGTTTTGATACGCTGTGCGCGGCGATGGCGCGGATTGCGGACGCGCCGGTCCGGCTCGACGCGATCGGCCCGGATCGCAGCGATCGACAGTCGCCCAATATCGTTCGCCACGGCTGGCTTACCCGCGAGACCGTGGCGGCGTTTCTGGCGGAGGCGGACGCGATGGTCGTGCCCTCGCGCTGGGAGGGTTTCGGGCTGGTCGCAGCCGAAGCGATGCGACAGGGACTGGCGGTGATCGCCAGCGATGTCGATGCCCTGCCCGAACTGGTCGAGGAGGGCGTGACCGGCCGGCTGTTCCCCGCTGACGATCCGGCGCGACTTGCCGAAATCCTGCGCGAACTGGATCGCGAAACGCTGGCACGGATGGGCAGAGCCGGGCGCGAGCGGTTTCTGCGCGATTTCACGGCGGACCGGATGAACGCGCAGATCGACGGGATCTACGCGCAACTGCTCGCCGGCTGA
- a CDS encoding O-antigen ligase family protein, with amino-acid sequence MSRTRVVSESVGLAAAATLLGAAFLFGASSAVPPLRAMMVEFIALGGLFLALAYGAPFRRSPLVPVLVALLLVPPLLQFIPLPPALWSALPGRDPAVAIDRFIGGLEWRPLTLQPNASWIGLLALLPAIAMFLIAIQLPGRARIRLLQILVGLGVISVLLGMAQLATRSASLYLFPDSVPGLPSGLFGNRNHQADFLVIASVAAAVLLRIAPRRAVLEKTIYGGLILLFAAGIFASASRSGMALFAFALFVGMFLLFQRYLTRRLLIAGTAACVVVILLLARSPVVLDAISRFSTLTSGSSRYAIWSESLYAVSSYFPFGAGFGTFTDAYRAIEPLDLVGRYYVNHAHNDFLELTLEAGVIGILSAAVLAVVFLGRCWTVLRAKAGDPGAFIARGAIIAILVPVLHSAVDYPLRTMALLVTVAMFAGFLFPAPGERRRPDSNAQGAATAGPKTIRLAVVGALCLLGLGLAGQVGLSRSALARGDANAALAYWPGNAAAAVAAAESERVDGNFENARNLAIRGIRNDALNHDALRVLGLTELARDRPGAGYAAIFLSAGLGWRDPVVQRTVFERGIATGDYAVAARAGDALLRTGADQSAIFLGLHQIYRDPAGRAALLERLSARPGWSARFLETLHPQSIEEGLVYVDFLRQLDEVGVLPKSVDPQAYVKGLLTSGDVDAVVAMWRRIDPQAQGDPRIGVIDGNFARFNGSNDRYAPFGWASVHNPAFIATRQPRSELSQSETLRLESYVGEPTTLLSQLLALPPGDYRLSYAVRPERNGSDFRVELDCLPSGRSLARRAPDISESGDWETIAFDVTVASARCAAQELRIVGDRTPGEGSVAAFDSFVITSVAE; translated from the coding sequence ATGTCCCGCACTCGCGTCGTATCGGAGTCCGTCGGTCTTGCCGCCGCCGCGACACTCCTGGGCGCGGCGTTCCTGTTTGGCGCCAGCAGCGCGGTCCCGCCGCTGCGTGCGATGATGGTCGAATTTATCGCGCTTGGCGGCCTATTTCTGGCTCTGGCCTATGGCGCCCCTTTCCGGCGTTCGCCGCTGGTGCCTGTGCTGGTCGCGCTTCTCCTGGTTCCGCCGTTGCTGCAGTTCATCCCCCTCCCGCCCGCGCTATGGAGCGCGCTGCCCGGTCGCGATCCTGCGGTGGCCATCGATCGCTTCATCGGCGGCCTCGAGTGGCGCCCGCTGACACTGCAACCCAATGCGAGCTGGATCGGCCTGCTTGCCCTGCTCCCGGCGATCGCGATGTTCCTGATCGCGATCCAGCTGCCCGGCCGGGCGCGCATCCGCCTGCTTCAGATACTTGTGGGTCTCGGCGTGATCAGCGTGCTGCTGGGAATGGCGCAGCTGGCGACGCGCAGCGCATCGCTCTATCTTTTTCCCGACTCCGTACCCGGCCTGCCTTCGGGCCTGTTCGGCAACCGCAATCACCAGGCCGATTTTCTGGTGATCGCTTCGGTGGCGGCAGCGGTGCTGCTGCGCATTGCCCCGCGACGGGCGGTATTGGAAAAAACGATCTATGGCGGGCTGATTCTGCTGTTTGCCGCCGGCATTTTCGCCTCGGCATCGCGGTCGGGCATGGCGTTGTTCGCCTTTGCGTTGTTCGTCGGCATGTTCCTGTTGTTTCAGCGCTATCTCACGCGGCGGCTGCTTATCGCGGGGACCGCCGCCTGCGTCGTCGTCATCCTTCTGCTGGCACGCAGCCCGGTAGTGCTCGACGCGATATCGCGGTTCAGCACACTGACCAGCGGGTCGAGCCGCTATGCGATCTGGTCCGAGTCGCTATACGCAGTGAGCTCCTATTTTCCGTTCGGGGCCGGCTTCGGCACCTTCACCGATGCCTATCGGGCGATCGAACCGCTCGATCTGGTCGGGCGCTATTACGTGAATCACGCGCACAACGACTTTCTCGAGCTCACCCTCGAAGCCGGCGTGATCGGGATCCTGTCGGCGGCGGTGCTGGCCGTCGTCTTTCTCGGCCGCTGCTGGACCGTTCTCCGCGCCAAGGCCGGCGATCCGGGCGCGTTCATCGCACGCGGAGCGATCATCGCAATTCTGGTTCCGGTGCTGCATTCGGCGGTGGACTATCCGCTGCGAACGATGGCGCTTCTCGTGACTGTCGCGATGTTCGCAGGCTTTCTGTTCCCGGCGCCCGGCGAACGCCGCCGCCCGGACAGCAATGCGCAGGGAGCGGCCACTGCCGGCCCGAAAACGATCCGCCTGGCGGTTGTCGGCGCGCTGTGCCTGCTCGGACTGGGCCTTGCGGGCCAGGTGGGGCTTTCGCGCAGCGCACTGGCACGCGGCGATGCAAACGCCGCACTTGCCTATTGGCCCGGCAATGCGGCAGCGGCAGTCGCGGCTGCGGAAAGCGAAAGAGTCGACGGCAATTTCGAAAACGCGCGAAATCTCGCCATTCGCGGCATACGCAACGACGCGCTCAATCATGACGCGCTGCGCGTGCTCGGCCTGACCGAGCTCGCGCGCGACCGTCCCGGCGCCGGATATGCCGCAATTTTCCTTTCAGCCGGTCTCGGCTGGCGCGATCCGGTAGTGCAACGTACCGTTTTCGAGCGCGGAATCGCCACCGGCGATTATGCGGTCGCGGCACGCGCCGGCGACGCACTGTTGCGCACTGGCGCCGATCAGAGCGCGATTTTTCTCGGCCTGCACCAGATATATCGGGACCCGGCCGGCCGTGCCGCGCTGCTCGAGCGGTTGAGCGCAAGGCCGGGATGGAGCGCCCGCTTCCTCGAGACACTGCACCCGCAATCGATCGAGGAGGGCCTGGTCTATGTCGATTTCCTGCGACAGCTCGACGAAGTCGGCGTGCTGCCGAAGAGCGTCGATCCGCAGGCCTACGTCAAAGGGCTGCTGACCTCGGGCGATGTCGATGCGGTGGTGGCAATGTGGCGGCGCATCGATCCCCAGGCGCAGGGAGACCCGCGTATTGGCGTGATCGACGGCAATTTCGCGCGCTTTAACGGCAGCAACGACCGCTACGCTCCCTTTGGCTGGGCCAGCGTGCACAATCCGGCCTTCATCGCGACCCGCCAGCCGCGATCGGAGCTCTCGCAGTCCGAAACGCTCCGTCTCGAAAGCTATGTCGGCGAGCCTACCACATTGCTGAGTCAGCTGCTGGCGCTACCGCCCGGCGACTACCGACTTTCCTATGCCGTACGGCCCGAGCGCAACGGATCCGATTTCCGGGTCGAACTCGACTGTCTGCCTTCGGGCCGTTCCCTCGCGCGCCGCGCGCCGGACATTTCCGAATCGGGCGACTGGGAAACGATCGCGTTCGACGTGACGGTGGCGTCCGCGCGCTGTGCGGCGCAGGAGTTGCGGATCGTGGGGGATCGCACGCCTGGCGAAGGCTCGGTGGCGGCGTTCGATTCCTTCGTGATCACTTCGGTCGCCGAATAG
- a CDS encoding M48 family metallopeptidase, with the protein MPDAEAIESVPESLRLPAVRQLTGPIRSLVAVALILLFLPQAGRASAQPVPQDRETADAVLADVGYRLTVAAAPYCSKRVHRPGFTIHDLSQYSRRSQDMIARRYGFRSEPLVLAVAQGSPAAAAGLQPGDAIMAIDDAPLAPREPGSHNSHARVARILDQIDAAASNGVLRLTVRRAEETRELRFALEPGCPTRFQIRSDDSIEARANGSYVEVNSGVFGFVGDTAELAALVAHELAHNVLSHRARLHADGEANDTGAIRATEIEADRLAVHILDRAGYPPEAAIAYLQRYDRHHGLDFLDSRTHPSEEARIAIVRAEIADIAAARARGEAPWPQFVPHPSENADVEPISDSQSR; encoded by the coding sequence ATGCCAGACGCCGAAGCCATTGAATCTGTACCAGAATCATTACGGCTACCCGCCGTCCGCCAGCTGACGGGGCCGATCCGATCGCTGGTGGCGGTCGCGCTCATCCTGCTGTTTCTGCCGCAGGCCGGCCGGGCTTCTGCCCAGCCGGTTCCTCAGGACCGGGAAACCGCAGACGCGGTGCTGGCGGACGTCGGATACCGGCTTACGGTGGCGGCGGCGCCATATTGCAGCAAGCGCGTCCACCGCCCGGGGTTCACTATCCATGATCTGTCGCAATATTCGCGACGATCTCAGGACATGATCGCGCGCCGTTACGGTTTTCGGTCAGAACCGCTTGTACTGGCGGTCGCGCAAGGCTCGCCGGCCGCCGCCGCCGGGCTGCAGCCGGGCGACGCGATCATGGCAATCGACGACGCGCCGCTCGCCCCGCGCGAACCAGGATCGCACAACAGCCACGCCCGGGTAGCGAGGATACTCGATCAGATCGATGCGGCCGCCTCCAACGGCGTTTTACGGCTGACGGTGCGACGCGCGGAAGAAACACGTGAACTCCGGTTCGCGCTGGAGCCGGGCTGCCCTACCCGGTTTCAGATCCGCAGCGACGATTCGATCGAGGCCAGGGCCAACGGCAGCTATGTCGAGGTCAATTCGGGCGTGTTTGGATTTGTCGGCGATACCGCCGAACTGGCGGCCCTGGTCGCGCACGAGTTGGCGCATAATGTACTGAGCCACCGCGCGCGGCTGCATGCCGATGGCGAGGCAAACGATACCGGCGCGATCCGAGCGACGGAAATCGAGGCGGATCGGCTCGCAGTCCATATCCTCGACCGGGCAGGCTATCCGCCCGAGGCCGCGATAGCCTATCTCCAGCGCTATGACCGTCACCACGGCTTGGACTTTCTCGACAGCAGGACGCATCCGAGCGAAGAAGCGCGCATCGCAATCGTCCGCGCGGAGATCGCCGATATCGCTGCCGCCCGCGCGCGCGGCGAGGCACCCTGGCCCCAGTTCGTGCCCCATCCTTCTGAAAACGCAGACGTGGAGCCTATTTCGGACAGCCAGTCGCGTTGA
- a CDS encoding class I SAM-dependent methyltransferase: MPIPYEQSYRAAFGEYAGTLRQLVSQYPDARVLELGGGRKPSFALNEMPDNIASYTVNDISADELAMAGEEYDKACFDVIGDVSGFEGQFDVIFSRTLIEHVRDGVMMHRNIHRLLKPGGVAFHMAPTLYSPPFVVNKLLPETLSEKILYALTPHRQQKKSKFPAYYSWCLGNRDKMTRMLTAAGFSKVNIRTFYGHGYFDKVPIARELDNAVSMLAAKRDWSPLGSYAHITTYR; encoded by the coding sequence ATGCCCATTCCGTACGAGCAGTCCTATCGAGCAGCATTTGGGGAATATGCTGGCACGCTGCGCCAGCTCGTCTCGCAATATCCCGATGCGCGCGTCCTGGAACTCGGCGGCGGACGCAAACCTTCATTCGCCCTGAATGAGATGCCCGACAATATCGCGAGCTACACCGTCAACGACATCAGTGCTGACGAACTTGCGATGGCCGGCGAGGAATATGACAAGGCGTGTTTCGACGTGATTGGGGATGTTTCGGGATTCGAAGGGCAGTTCGACGTCATCTTCTCGCGCACGCTGATCGAGCATGTTCGCGACGGTGTCATGATGCACCGCAACATCCACAGGCTGCTCAAGCCGGGCGGTGTGGCCTTTCACATGGCGCCGACGCTCTATTCGCCGCCTTTCGTGGTCAACAAGCTGCTGCCCGAGACGCTTTCGGAAAAGATTCTCTATGCGCTGACGCCGCATCGGCAGCAGAAGAAGAGCAAGTTCCCCGCTTATTATTCCTGGTGTCTCGGCAATCGCGACAAGATGACCCGGATGCTGACCGCGGCGGGCTTCAGCAAGGTCAATATCCGTACCTTCTACGGTCACGGCTATTTCGACAAGGTGCCGATCGCCCGCGAACTGGACAATGCCGTTTCAATGCTCGCCGCGAAGCGTGACTGGTCCCCGCTGGGTTCCTATGCCCATATCACCACTTATCGCTGA
- a CDS encoding metallophosphoesterase, protein MIGRLLNRRAPAGLRGRSISTLGKRVYAIGDIHGRADLLEDLLARIEADHFARGEAPVQLIFLGDLVDRGPDSAKVVKRLMQIRREHEDTHFLMGNHEEVFLLALEGNMEALRLFDRIGGRQTMQSYGISDHALMRADFEELSGILAEHIPQDHVDFLAGFEDLIVVGDYAFVHAGIDPRKPLAEQSKGDLRWIRTRFLDHRQPFEKVIVHGHTITPEVDWRPNRIGIDTGAFVSGTLTALGLEGEERWLLQAQASA, encoded by the coding sequence ATGATTGGACGATTACTAAACCGCCGTGCGCCGGCCGGTCTCCGCGGGCGGTCCATTTCGACTCTGGGCAAGCGCGTATATGCCATTGGCGACATTCATGGACGCGCCGACCTGCTCGAAGACCTTCTGGCGCGGATCGAAGCGGATCATTTCGCGCGCGGAGAGGCACCCGTTCAACTGATCTTCCTCGGCGACCTGGTCGATCGCGGCCCCGACTCCGCGAAAGTCGTCAAACGGCTGATGCAGATCCGGCGCGAGCATGAGGACACGCATTTCCTGATGGGCAATCACGAGGAGGTCTTCCTGCTCGCGCTCGAGGGCAATATGGAAGCGCTCAGGCTGTTCGATCGCATCGGCGGACGTCAGACGATGCAGAGCTACGGCATTTCCGATCATGCACTGATGCGCGCGGATTTCGAGGAATTGTCCGGCATATTGGCCGAGCATATCCCGCAGGACCATGTCGATTTCCTCGCCGGCTTCGAGGACCTGATCGTTGTCGGCGACTATGCCTTCGTGCATGCGGGCATCGATCCGCGCAAGCCGCTCGCCGAACAGTCCAAGGGCGATCTGCGGTGGATCCGCACCCGCTTTCTCGACCATCGCCAACCCTTCGAAAAGGTGATCGTGCATGGCCACACGATCACGCCGGAAGTCGATTGGCGCCCGAATCGAATCGGCATCGACACCGGCGCATTTGTCAGCGGAACGCTGACTGCGCTCGGGCTGGAAGGGGAGGAACGCTGGCTGCTCCAGGCGCAAGCCTCTGCTTAG
- the wecC gene encoding UDP-N-acetyl-D-mannosamine dehydrogenase, which translates to MVSDSELDVVVVGLGYIGLPTAAVIARSGANVLGIDVHADVVDTVNSGKVHIEEIDLDGLVSGVVARGKLRASLQIEPADVFVIAVPTPFAEDHSADIGYVLKAATNIATVLKHGDVVILESTSPVGTTEAVGELLAQLRPDLKIPGHCSGSADIALAYCPERVLPGRILVELIDNDRVIGGITPRCARKALQFYRRFVRGACVTTTAKAAEMTKLTENAFRDVNIAFANELSIVAEKMGVDVWEVIRLANRHPRVNILSPGPGVGGHCIAVDPWFLVHSAPESTPLIRTAREVNDGKVDHTVARAEALLERLPNAPVACLGLAFKANIDDFRESPAMKVATELARRHGERIHIVEPYADTLPETLAATGASLIDIDTAIESCPIFVVLVDHDVFKSVPLDERADKLVYDSRGIWPDQPAANEARPRRLLAS; encoded by the coding sequence ATGGTTTCGGACTCTGAACTCGACGTCGTCGTCGTCGGCCTTGGCTATATCGGGCTGCCGACCGCCGCGGTGATCGCGCGGAGCGGCGCCAACGTGCTTGGCATCGACGTGCACGCGGACGTCGTCGACACAGTCAATTCGGGCAAGGTCCATATCGAGGAGATCGATCTGGACGGCCTCGTTTCCGGGGTAGTCGCGCGCGGCAAGCTGCGCGCCTCGCTGCAGATCGAACCGGCCGACGTGTTCGTCATCGCCGTCCCCACCCCCTTTGCCGAGGATCACTCGGCCGACATCGGCTATGTACTGAAAGCCGCGACCAACATCGCCACCGTGCTCAAGCATGGCGACGTGGTGATCCTCGAATCGACTTCGCCGGTCGGCACGACCGAAGCGGTGGGGGAGCTGCTCGCGCAGCTGCGTCCCGATCTGAAGATCCCCGGCCATTGCAGCGGCAGCGCCGACATCGCGCTGGCCTATTGCCCAGAGCGCGTGCTGCCGGGCCGCATCCTGGTGGAACTGATCGACAATGACCGGGTGATCGGCGGGATCACGCCGCGCTGCGCGCGCAAGGCACTGCAATTTTATCGCCGCTTCGTTCGCGGCGCCTGCGTTACGACCACGGCCAAGGCCGCGGAAATGACCAAACTAACCGAAAACGCCTTTCGCGACGTCAACATCGCCTTCGCCAACGAACTGTCGATCGTCGCGGAGAAAATGGGCGTCGATGTGTGGGAAGTGATCCGGCTGGCCAATCGCCATCCGCGCGTCAACATCCTCTCCCCCGGCCCTGGCGTCGGCGGCCACTGCATCGCGGTTGATCCGTGGTTCCTGGTCCACAGCGCGCCCGAGTCAACGCCGCTGATCCGTACCGCGCGCGAAGTGAATGACGGCAAGGTCGATCACACCGTGGCGCGCGCCGAAGCGCTGCTGGAGCGATTGCCCAATGCGCCGGTCGCGTGCCTCGGCCTCGCCTTCAAGGCGAATATCGACGATTTTCGGGAAAGCCCGGCAATGAAGGTCGCCACCGAACTCGCCCGCCGTCACGGCGAGCGCATCCATATCGTCGAGCCCTATGCCGACACGCTGCCCGAAACGCTTGCCGCGACGGGCGCAAGCCTGATCGACATCGATACCGCGATCGAAAGCTGCCCGATCTTCGTGGTGCTGGTCGATCACGACGTATTCAAATCGGTGCCGCTCGACGAACGCGCGGACAAGCTCGTTTATGATTCGCGCGGGATCTGGCCCGATCAACCCGCCGCGAACGAAGCGCGACCGCGCCGGCTGCTGGCAAGCTAG
- the wecB gene encoding non-hydrolyzing UDP-N-acetylglucosamine 2-epimerase, with amino-acid sequence MANPTVLLIFGTRPEAIKLFPVVQALQRRGGMRVRTCVTAQHRGLLDQVLEIAGISPDIDLDLMQPGQTLDQLTARLLTGLGTVLDAERPDRVIVQGDTATAMVGALTAYYRKTPVGHVEAGLRSGDIHHPWPEEVNRRMIAPIADLHFAPTQTAAAALHRENIDPASVHVTGNTVIDALLATRDRIAAEPELAVGLDSLANRFAGKRIILVTTHRRENFGGGMEAIARAIARIADREDVALIFPVHPNPNVVSVMDAMLGDRANIARIDPLDYPHFIRALDMAHIVLTDSGGVQEEAPALGKPVLVMRETTERPEGVAAGTARLVGTDESRIVSEISTLLDDNSAYSAMARAHNPFGDGHAAQRIAEIVAHGFGL; translated from the coding sequence ATGGCGAACCCGACTGTCCTCCTGATCTTCGGCACCCGGCCCGAAGCGATCAAATTGTTTCCAGTGGTGCAGGCATTGCAGCGTCGCGGCGGGATGCGCGTTCGCACCTGCGTGACGGCGCAGCACCGCGGACTGCTGGACCAGGTGCTCGAAATCGCGGGAATTTCGCCCGATATCGATCTCGATCTGATGCAGCCGGGGCAAACGCTCGACCAGCTTACCGCGCGGCTGCTGACCGGGCTTGGAACGGTTCTCGATGCCGAGCGGCCCGACCGGGTGATCGTGCAGGGCGACACCGCCACGGCGATGGTCGGCGCGCTTACCGCCTATTACCGAAAGACTCCGGTCGGCCATGTCGAGGCCGGGCTCCGCTCGGGCGATATTCATCATCCCTGGCCCGAGGAAGTGAATCGCAGGATGATCGCGCCGATCGCCGATCTGCATTTCGCACCGACCCAAACCGCCGCCGCTGCGCTGCACCGCGAAAATATCGATCCGGCGAGTGTCCATGTCACCGGCAATACGGTGATCGACGCGCTGCTCGCGACGCGGGACCGGATCGCCGCCGAACCCGAACTGGCGGTCGGACTCGACTCGCTCGCCAATCGCTTCGCCGGCAAACGAATCATTCTGGTCACCACGCATCGCCGCGAGAATTTCGGCGGCGGAATGGAAGCCATCGCGCGTGCGATCGCGCGGATCGCCGATCGTGAAGACGTGGCGCTGATCTTCCCGGTGCATCCCAACCCCAATGTCGTTTCGGTGATGGATGCGATGCTGGGCGACCGCGCGAACATCGCCCGCATCGATCCGCTCGACTATCCGCATTTCATCCGCGCGCTCGATATGGCGCATATCGTGCTGACCGATTCGGGCGGCGTCCAGGAAGAAGCCCCGGCGCTCGGCAAGCCGGTGCTCGTGATGCGTGAAACGACCGAGCGCCCCGAGGGCGTGGCCGCAGGCACTGCCCGGCTGGTCGGTACCGACGAAAGCCGCATCGTTTCCGAAATATCAACCCTGCTCGACGACAACAGCGCCTATTCGGCAATGGCGCGCGCCCACAATCCGTTCGGGGACGGCCATGCCGCACAACGGATTGCGGAGATCGTCGCACATGGTTTCGGACTCTGA
- the galU gene encoding UTP--glucose-1-phosphate uridylyltransferase GalU: MTFKPLRKAVFPVGGMGTRFLPATKAMPKEMLPVVDRPLIQYAVDEALEAGIEQMIFVTARGKGALEDHFDIAYELESTMQARGKSLAALENTRLKPGSPAYVRQQEPMGLGHAVWCARDIVGDEPFAVLLPDDFMVGKPGCLKQMVDAYNKVGGNLICAMEVSDEATEKYGIITPGGQEGSLTEVKGLVEKPKAGTAPSNLAVIGRYVLQPEVMRVLETQEKGAGGEIQLTDAMAKMIGNQPFHGVTFDGVRHDCGDKAGFIEANIAMAFARDDIGPKVKAYAASLLG; the protein is encoded by the coding sequence ATGACATTCAAGCCACTTCGAAAAGCCGTTTTTCCGGTCGGAGGCATGGGCACCCGCTTCCTTCCCGCCACCAAGGCGATGCCGAAGGAAATGCTGCCGGTCGTCGATCGTCCGCTGATCCAGTACGCCGTCGACGAGGCGCTGGAAGCGGGCATCGAACAGATGATTTTCGTCACTGCGCGCGGCAAGGGAGCGCTCGAGGATCATTTCGATATCGCCTATGAACTCGAATCGACGATGCAGGCGCGCGGCAAATCGCTCGCCGCGCTGGAAAATACGCGGCTCAAGCCTGGATCTCCCGCCTATGTCCGCCAGCAGGAGCCGATGGGGCTCGGCCATGCCGTGTGGTGTGCTCGCGATATTGTCGGTGACGAACCTTTCGCGGTGCTGCTGCCTGACGATTTCATGGTCGGCAAACCCGGCTGCCTCAAGCAGATGGTCGATGCCTATAACAAGGTCGGCGGCAATCTGATCTGCGCGATGGAAGTCTCCGACGAGGCGACGGAGAAGTACGGCATCATCACGCCGGGCGGTCAGGAAGGGTCGCTTACCGAAGTGAAGGGCCTGGTCGAAAAGCCCAAGGCCGGCACGGCGCCGTCGAATCTGGCGGTGATCGGCCGCTATGTGCTGCAGCCCGAAGTGATGCGCGTGCTGGAAACGCAGGAAAAGGGCGCGGGCGGCGAGATCCAGCTCACCGACGCAATGGCCAAGATGATCGGTAACCAGCCGTTCCACGGCGTCACCTTCGACGGTGTTCGCCACGATTGCGGCGACAAGGCGGGTTTCATCGAGGCCAATATCGCGATGGCCTTCGCCCGCGACGATATCGGCCCGAAGGTCAAGGCATACGCCGCATCGCTGCTCGGCTGA
- a CDS encoding HesA/MoeB/ThiF family protein: MTLSDEELERYARHIVLKEIGGSGQARLKQASVLVIGAGGIGSPAIQYLAAAGFGRMTIIDDDRVALSNLQRQTLFVARDVGHGKAMVSGMRVAALNANVAVRVHSHRIDAANVDAHVRAAEVVLDGTDNFATRLLVADACLRHRVPLVSAAVGEFEGQLGVFRGWEADKPCYRCFVGEAPEREGVSCSEQGVLGALTGVMGSLAALEAIRAVAPFGEDSAGKLLLVDALAMRFRTLRLPRDPGCPACAGQPA; the protein is encoded by the coding sequence ATGACGCTGAGCGATGAAGAGCTCGAACGCTATGCCCGCCATATCGTGCTCAAGGAAATTGGCGGATCGGGTCAGGCACGGCTGAAGCAAGCCAGCGTGCTGGTGATCGGCGCGGGCGGGATCGGGTCGCCGGCGATCCAGTATCTCGCGGCGGCCGGATTCGGCCGGATGACGATCATCGACGACGATCGCGTCGCCCTTTCCAATCTCCAGCGGCAGACGTTGTTCGTTGCGCGCGATGTGGGGCACGGCAAGGCGATGGTCAGCGGCATGCGCGTCGCCGCGCTGAACGCCAATGTGGCGGTACGGGTTCATTCGCACCGGATCGACGCGGCCAATGTCGACGCGCATGTGCGCGCTGCCGAAGTGGTGCTCGATGGAACCGATAACTTCGCCACGCGCCTGCTCGTCGCCGACGCCTGCCTGCGGCATCGCGTGCCGCTCGTTTCGGCGGCGGTCGGTGAATTCGAAGGGCAACTGGGCGTGTTCCGCGGCTGGGAAGCCGACAAGCCCTGCTATCGCTGCTTCGTTGGAGAGGCCCCCGAGCGCGAGGGCGTAAGCTGTTCCGAACAAGGTGTGCTCGGCGCGCTCACCGGCGTCATGGGCAGCCTCGCCGCGCTGGAAGCGATCCGCGCCGTTGCGCCTTTCGGTGAAGACAGCGCGGGCAAGCTGCTGCTGGTCGATGCGCTGGCGATGCGTTTCCGCACGCTGCGCCTGCCCAGGGATCCGGGCTGCCCGGCCTGTGCCGGACAGCCCGCCTGA
- the dut gene encoding dUTP diphosphatase: MTATPIRIAIQRLAHGEGLPLPGYATQGAAGMDVVAAESLELAPGARHAVATGFAMAIPAGYEVQVRPRSGLALKHGITCLNTPGTIDSDYRGEVKVILANLGDTPFPIGRGDRIAQLVPAPVQKAGFVEVDSLDETARGSGGFGSTGQ; encoded by the coding sequence ATGACCGCGACACCGATCCGCATCGCGATCCAGCGACTCGCACACGGTGAAGGGCTGCCACTGCCTGGCTATGCCACGCAAGGCGCAGCGGGAATGGACGTCGTCGCCGCCGAATCGCTCGAACTGGCACCGGGCGCGCGCCATGCCGTCGCGACCGGTTTCGCGATGGCGATTCCGGCCGGATACGAAGTGCAGGTGCGCCCCCGCTCGGGTCTGGCACTGAAGCACGGCATCACGTGCCTCAACACGCCCGGCACAATCGACAGCGACTATCGCGGCGAAGTGAAAGTGATTCTCGCCAATCTGGGCGATACGCCCTTTCCGATCGGCCGCGGCGACCGCATCGCGCAACTCGTTCCCGCTCCGGTGCAGAAAGCGGGATTCGTCGAAGTCGACTCGCTCGACGAAACCGCGCGCGGCAGCGGCGGATTCGGGTCGACCGGGCAATGA